One genomic segment of Deltaproteobacteria bacterium includes these proteins:
- the hslV gene encoding ATP-dependent protease subunit HslV yields the protein MSDAFHATTILAVRSGGKLVVAGDGQVSLGQTVMKHHARKVRRLYQGRVLAGFAGATADAFTLFEKFEQKLEAVNGNLRRAAVELAKDWRTDRMLRRLEALLVVADAESTLLISGSGDVVEPDDGIIAIGSGGNYALAAAKALAEHTTLDARAIAEAAMRIAAKICVYTNDHLVLEELPE from the coding sequence GTGTCCGACGCCTTCCACGCCACGACGATCCTGGCGGTCCGCTCCGGAGGCAAGCTCGTCGTCGCGGGCGACGGCCAGGTATCGCTCGGGCAGACCGTCATGAAGCACCACGCCCGCAAGGTGCGCCGCCTCTACCAGGGCCGCGTCCTCGCCGGCTTCGCCGGCGCCACCGCGGACGCCTTCACGCTCTTCGAGAAGTTCGAGCAGAAGCTCGAGGCGGTGAACGGCAACCTGCGCCGCGCCGCGGTCGAGCTCGCGAAGGACTGGCGCACCGACCGCATGCTGCGGCGGCTGGAGGCGCTTCTCGTGGTCGCGGACGCCGAGTCGACGCTCCTCATCTCCGGCAGCGGCGACGTCGTCGAGCCCGACGACGGCATCATCGCGATCGGCTCGGGCGGCAACTACGCGCTCGCGGCCGCGAAGGCGCTCGCGGAGCACACGACCCTCGACGCGCGCGCGATCGCCGAGGCCGCCATGCGCATCGCGGCGAAGATCTGCGTCTACACGAACGACCACCTGGTCCTCGAGGAGCTGCCGGAATGA
- the hslU gene encoding ATP-dependent protease ATPase subunit HslU, translated as MIVHQPKAVDPPPHTMTPREIVSELDRYIVGQRAAKRAVAIALRNRWRRQQVPEDLRDEIAPKNIIMIGPTGVGKTEISRRLAKLANAPFLKVEASKFTEVGYVGRDVESIIRDLVDLAIGMVKAEEKDKVARRAREVAEERLLDLLLPSGPTPTGGAEGPASPSASRETFRRWLREGKLDDRMVELEVTKSASPMVEILTPQGLEDMELNVKELFSNILPKKTKKTRVAVPEALEVLTAEEANRLVDMELVTREAVRRVEQSGIVFLDEIDKIAGREGVHGPDVSRQGVQRDLLPIVEGSTVNTKHGMVRTDHILFVASGAFHISKPSDLIPEFQGRFPIRVELDPLTRADFVRILTEPKNALVKQYVALMATENVRLTLADEAIDEIARIAAAVNERTENIGARRLHTVLEKLLEELSFDAPELGSREVTIDAATVRAKLDAILGNEDLSRYIL; from the coding sequence ATGATCGTGCACCAGCCGAAGGCGGTCGACCCGCCGCCGCACACGATGACGCCGCGCGAGATCGTGTCGGAGCTCGATCGCTACATCGTCGGGCAGCGCGCCGCGAAGCGCGCGGTCGCGATCGCGCTCCGCAACCGCTGGCGGCGCCAGCAGGTGCCCGAGGACCTGCGCGACGAGATCGCGCCGAAAAACATCATCATGATCGGCCCGACCGGCGTCGGGAAGACCGAGATCTCGCGCCGCCTCGCGAAGCTCGCCAACGCCCCCTTCCTGAAGGTCGAGGCGTCGAAGTTCACCGAGGTCGGTTACGTCGGCCGCGACGTCGAGTCGATCATCCGCGACCTCGTCGACCTCGCCATCGGCATGGTGAAAGCGGAGGAAAAGGACAAGGTCGCCCGGCGCGCGCGCGAGGTCGCCGAGGAGCGCCTGCTCGACCTGCTGCTGCCGTCCGGCCCGACGCCGACGGGCGGCGCCGAGGGCCCCGCGTCGCCGAGCGCCAGCCGCGAGACGTTCCGCCGCTGGCTCCGCGAAGGCAAGCTCGACGACCGCATGGTCGAGCTCGAGGTGACCAAGAGCGCGTCGCCGATGGTCGAGATCCTCACGCCCCAGGGGCTCGAGGACATGGAGCTCAACGTGAAGGAGCTCTTCTCGAACATCCTGCCGAAGAAGACCAAGAAGACGCGCGTCGCGGTGCCCGAGGCGCTCGAGGTGCTGACCGCCGAGGAGGCGAACCGCCTCGTCGACATGGAGCTCGTCACGCGCGAGGCGGTCCGGCGCGTGGAGCAGTCCGGCATCGTGTTCCTCGACGAGATCGACAAGATCGCCGGCCGCGAAGGCGTGCACGGCCCGGACGTCTCGCGCCAGGGCGTCCAGCGCGACCTCCTGCCGATCGTCGAGGGATCCACGGTCAACACCAAGCACGGGATGGTGCGGACCGACCACATCCTCTTCGTCGCGTCGGGCGCCTTCCACATCTCGAAGCCGTCCGACCTGATCCCCGAGTTCCAGGGGCGCTTCCCGATCCGCGTCGAGCTCGACCCGCTCACCCGCGCCGACTTCGTCCGCATCCTCACCGAGCCGAAGAACGCCCTCGTGAAGCAGTACGTCGCGCTCATGGCGACCGAGAACGTGCGCCTCACGCTCGCCGACGAAGCCATCGACGAGATCGCCCGCATCGCCGCCGCGGTGAACGAACGCACCGAGAACATCGGCGCGCGCCGCCTCCACACCGTCCTCGAGAAGCTCCTGGAAGAGCTCTCCTTCGACGCCCCGGAGCTCGGCAGCCGCGAGGTGACGATCGACGCCGCAACGGTGCGCGCCAAGCTCGACGCGATCCTCGGCAACGAGGATCTCTCGCGCTACATCCTGTAG
- the argB gene encoding acetylglutamate kinase → MRDNIAKAEVLLEALPYLRRFFGKTIVIKYGGHAMANDELKESFAQDVVLLKYVGMNPVIVHGGGPQINSMLETMGVESRFVRGMRVTDEQTMKVVEMVLVGSTNKEIVGLMNRHGGRAVGLSGKDGELIVAQKMLVESQDIGLVGEVVGVNPRVIESLDAADFIPVIAPVGVGLDGATYNINADLVAGKVAAALHAEKLMLLTDVAGIQDKDGHLISTMASDEAKQLIAEGTITSGMIPKVECCIDALAGGVAKTHIIDGRVKHAVLLEIFTTEGVGTEVVRSAAAKRRAVGRIRKA, encoded by the coding sequence ATGAGGGACAACATCGCGAAGGCCGAGGTGCTGCTCGAGGCCCTGCCCTATCTGCGGCGTTTCTTCGGCAAGACCATCGTCATCAAGTACGGCGGCCACGCGATGGCGAACGACGAGCTCAAGGAGTCGTTCGCACAGGACGTCGTGCTGCTCAAGTACGTCGGGATGAATCCGGTGATCGTCCACGGCGGCGGGCCGCAGATCAACTCGATGCTCGAGACGATGGGCGTCGAGTCGAGGTTCGTGCGCGGCATGCGCGTCACCGACGAGCAGACGATGAAGGTGGTCGAGATGGTCCTCGTCGGCTCCACCAACAAGGAGATCGTCGGCCTCATGAACCGCCACGGCGGGCGCGCGGTCGGCCTCTCCGGCAAGGACGGAGAGCTCATCGTCGCGCAGAAGATGCTGGTCGAGAGCCAGGACATCGGCCTCGTCGGGGAGGTGGTGGGCGTGAACCCGCGGGTGATCGAATCGCTCGACGCCGCGGACTTCATCCCGGTGATCGCGCCGGTCGGCGTCGGGCTCGACGGCGCCACCTACAACATCAACGCCGACCTCGTCGCCGGCAAGGTCGCGGCGGCGCTCCACGCCGAGAAGTTGATGCTCCTCACCGATGTCGCCGGCATCCAGGACAAGGACGGGCATCTCATCTCGACGATGGCGAGCGACGAGGCCAAGCAACTGATCGCCGAGGGCACCATCACCTCGGGGATGATCCCCAAGGTCGAGTGCTGCATCGACGCGCTCGCGGGCGGCGTCGCGAAGACCCACATCATCGACGGGCGCGTGAAGCACGCCGTGCTGCTCGAGATCTTCACGACCGAGGGCGTCGGAACCGAGGTCGTGCGCAGCGCCGCGGCGAAGCGGCGTGCGGTGGGCCGCATCCGCAAGGCCTGA